Genomic DNA from Telopea speciosissima isolate NSW1024214 ecotype Mountain lineage chromosome 2, Tspe_v1, whole genome shotgun sequence:
TCTGGAATGCATTATCTTTCTCATTGCGTTTCAAATGGCATTTTTCATTCTATGTTAGACATGTATTCTACATTCTGAAAATGCATTTATAAGAATGCATtgcaagaatacataccaaacataatAAGCTCAAGTGCGTAACTTATTTATTTCGTCGTTTTCATGGTAGGTAAATAGGTAATGGAGATTGGAGATACccatccaaaaaccaaaaaacaaaaatagcaATGCCACAACTAGCTCGTATTATTCTATAAAGACACATGTGGGCCCACATTTAAAAGCCCACATGGTCCACTACCCATGTGGTAGAAAGCCTGACAACTTGTTTCTTCCTGGATGGGCCTTTTCATAGGTTTCTTTCAAGAAATGGGCACTGCCTCTGCAGCTGTGCAACATCAATCATGAAATGTAAGAAGATGAAAAAATGATCTTACATTGTGgattttttaggattttgaaaGGATTGAGTTTCCATTCACCCATAGTGGAGAGAAAATATCTTAATTCATGGAATTTGACTTTCTGATGAGATTgataaagggtattttggaccttcGACAATAGGGGCATGGAGTTGATGACAACATTTACTATTCTAGTTCATTCATTCAAAGGGTCAAATCACCTTGGATGAAGATATACTCTTTTCTCTCTGGGGGAAGAAAAATTTGTGTATTTTAGTCTTGAAAAATTATCATCCCTGCTTGCCAATGAtagtctttgtttttttttttgtgtttttgccaagttttaattttatgtataGATAAGGAAGAATTTGGACTTTGGGTTCATCATTAATTTTCCCGCCCTATTGTTCACGTCACAAATGCCCTTACAAGATTCAAGTGTTCAACCACAGGGTTTAGATGCCTCTGGTGAGGGGATTCTTCCTTCACATGGGTGAATGAAAACTcaatcctttctttttctttattttttggcattCAGGTCCTCAAGCATTATGCATTGGGTTATGGCTATTCAATATGGGGCAGGAGCTAGGaagtgagagatagagagaggagcTGCTGGTGTAGCCTCCATCAGCAGCTTAGAGATACTTTTCCCTAATACGTTTAAGGAAAAAAGAGGTTTAAGGGGGGAGAGCGTGGtgcctgtgcctagacacagaggAGACAAAATAACTGCCCTGCCCTCATGAAAGGCAGGAATGTTGTTCATGTTGATGCTTCTGTGCACGCACTGCACACGCGCACAAAAGAGTCACACTCCTCCACAGGAAACACTTCCCCCTACATTTAGAGTAAGTGCATCATTACATAATTTGCTGAGCGAGGACAAAGTTCCTGCTTTGAAGGCACGTCCAAGCAAAAAACATAAGAATCAATTctcaaaattttctaaaatatctAGCACGTCTTAGATCCATTGGCACTCAAAATTTGTGGGGATGGTCTACATCATCCATATGCAAATATAAAGCTGTCAACGGTCGCAATTACAACTTTAATGTGTTTTGATCATTAAAATGTAAAGATAAGAGCTCGCAACATAGTGAATCATATGATTAAAATGGGTCtcaaatttgacacatgactaATCTATAAAATGTACAATTCATCCAATTGAAGTCAATTGACCAAAATCAACCATCCACGTGGCTGGAAATACTAGAAAATTTGTGATTTATACTAACCAAATAATTCATAGGCTTATGTCTGTGATCCATCTCCTCTTCTCAAAAGTTTTTTATAAGCCAAATGTAGGCATGAATTGGAAATCATTATGAGAATCTTCAGACTCACTAGGCACAACGCAGAAGCGTGGTCAACTTTCCTTTGTAGTGTCTTCTAGAATATTAAGGACAAAGACTCTCTATATCCAAGGATGACATGAGCACAggttaaatttaaaatttggaTTAAATCATCAATTGTCCCATGCATTCTCAGGCATCCAAATTGAGAATTCTTGAACCCATCTGGAGATTAAATTAAGAATGGTAATGGGGTTGGGCCTTTTATTACAGAAAACCATCTTGTTCCTGGCTGTCCAAAGAAAGTAATCAGTAATGGAAACAATACAAATAAACTCAGGTTTTACCAGATGATGGAAGGTGTCGTTAATTAGCCAGATTTTTTTAGTACCTCGAAGAGGCTAGAGCCATTCAAATATTAAGAAATTTACTGAGTTTAAATTTTGTGGTTATGGTACCACCTCTAGTTAGTATTTTAAACTGGAAGTGCTTAAATTTGGGATGTAAGTGGAGTTTCAAAATCATTTTCTACACAACCATATTGGAATTATTGACCTGATTTAGTGACCTGATCTCTCAAGTattagcatcatcatcatctctagGCCGCATGTCCATCACAAAGACGCTGTAAAGTATCAAAAGGTGCAaaggcatatatatatatatatgaaatttttttttgttcctaatGGACAAAATCAActgccaaaaaagaaagaattcctCAAAATAACATAAATTTCAATACCAAAGAAGAACCTGAGCAGCATATCCCTACACCTAATCTCCCTAACCCACTAGTCTCCCAAACTCTCTCTGCCTCTCTGAGTAGTGTCGTCTCCCTCCTTTCTGTCCTCTTTTTCTTAACTCTACCGGCTACAATATGGTCATCTATGTGCTCTCCTATCCAGTATTCATCCTCCCTTCCCTCCCATTATATACAAGAAACGAAAGAACAAACAAATTGACACTACCCAACTAAGAAGAACCCACAATTAAGAAAattttcctcctcttcctcttcctcttcctcttcctctcctccattTGTCAGATGTAGTGAAGCAGAGAGTTGTCATTGGGGATCAATTCGGGCGTGGAGATGAGGGGTGAGTTCTCGACAGTCTGCTTAGTCCTCATTTCCACTACCTTCTTGTGCGAATTGGAATGCAAAGATGCCACGAACGTTGGACTGGCGGCGGGCCTATACTCTGGGAAGAGCCGGCCGGACTTGTATCTTACTCCACATGCATTGCAAAGTGTTTTGGGTCCCAAAGGCCCGGCTCTCCACTGTGGGGTTTTCGTTATCTCACAATGCAGACATTTCCTAACACCCGCTGTTTGTTGATGAGGGAAGTGGTGATCCGTAGCTGATGATGGGTGAAATGGATGTGGTGgcaacttctttttctttttcttcttcttctgctgctgctgctgtgcATCTGTAGCAACAAGGTATTTAAAATGTATCTTCTTGACAGGATGAGAGTCGGCATAATTGTCGAGTTCTGATGCTGATTCTGGATAGGGGTCGATGAGGGAAGAGGTGGTGGGAGAGACGATGGAGATGAGTGGACGAGGGTTGAAGGTAGCAGGGCGTGGGCGCTTGCTACGAGCACGTCCAGGGACAAATGTCTCAGGACTGAGAGGCATGGTTCTGTATCCTCCACTACTACTCCCGCTTCCCCCTGAGCAGGAGCTGCTGCTCTCCAGGACAGAGACTGGGCTGGATGTCTGGAACTGGTGGTGATGGTTGGAGTCCTTGTTCAAATCCTTCTCCACCTTCTTGATGttgctattattattattattgataaTATTGATGTTACCACAAGATTCATTTTCCATGGTGATGCTCCCAGCAGAAAACGAGTCTTCCACAAAGTTTGATAACCATTCCAGTTGAGCAATGTCTTCATGCTGATCATCAACAGGAAATAGAAAATACACAGAGTCAGTCAGAGCCTCAGAGGAGGTGTACAAGAAATTCTCCACACCCaagcatggttttaggaatcaaTGTCGGATCTCGGTCCATTCTGAGATATCAGTGGATCAATATGGACCAAGGgtgagggtggaccttggtgcaacggtaaggttgcttgttccattgtgaccaagtgatcacaGTTTTGTAtctttggaaacagcctctccgcaaagccGGAGgtaggctgcgtacattatgaccctcctagACCCTAGGaaccttgtgcactaggtatgccctTTAAGTATAGAcctagggtaaaatggtaaaacaaTCGATTTTTAACTGAAATTAGGGACAATTCCATCTGATATGGGCCGAGCTCTGGATTGTCAATGGATCGGTATCTGTTGAAACCGATATGgcatccgataccgattcctaaatcCCTGCATctaacccaacccaatccaACACATGGTATCAGATCAGGTATTGGTTACCTACACAAccaatacaataccgatacagTATAGACACAGATCAGCCGTATGGGACAAGTTTACCTCTGATTTCCTTATAACGggttttttttactgttttaccctttcCCATACCATCTCATGGTAAACCAATACAATACGATTCTGAAACCTCAAACCGTGAACCCAACCCACCATAAAACAGAATCCAAATTGCTAGAATTTGTTTTCTCTAGGAATTATTTTtgaccaaacaaaaaaatggggTTGTCGGTGAGTTGGGCCAATAGGGTGAACCACTTATTCGAATCCGATTGGATTTTCTATGGACCCCAAAGCCCACAGAATCATCATTGTTCTGGGCTGTGCATTACTAAAGTGATTATTATAATGgaccctttaccaaaaaaaaagattattataaTAGACCTAAGAAACCACAATCCCAAGAGACGTTTGTAATGGGCCTAACTACCATCAATCACGCAGCAAGCAGGCCCACAGAGTCATcataggaggaggaggagtaaGAAAGGCCCACAATAAAAACCCTTTTTAATCAATGTCcgaaattttcaaatatttaattGACCAATGAATATGACGTCATTCAACAATATTTTCCAGCTGGACACAATCTGGGCCGTTGGATGGAGTGAAACCAGAATCCATCTTTATGACAAAAAGTTATGATTTAATGAATATTTAATGAATTGCTTCAGTAAAGTCAATTCGATGCGACCGTATTCACAGGCGGGAACGGATCGAGGAAAGCCAAATAACCTTACCCTTTTCCTTAACTATATAGATTTTAGATGTAATTAGAGAAAGAAATTATCCTTTATCTACCTAATAAGGAAGGAATGTATAAATTCAATGAGGAATTCAAGAAATTTGTACGAAAGAATGTAGATGAGAAACTCACCGGAACAGATAGCTCTGTAGGAAGCTCTACGGTGGTGTTATCGCCATTTTTGCAGGGGAAAGCGGTGGCGTTATCCCTATTCTTGCCGGGAAAAGTGGTGGTGATCGAACCTGTAAAAGCGTCCGTGggtggtggaggtagccaaGCACCTTGAAAACCATCACATtcccctccaccaccaccttcgACGTCCTCTATCGGAAAATCCAACAAATCGTCGATTTGGTCGAAGAAACCACCGCATAGATCAATGTCGAGATCGTCCATGAAGCCTGACCCAAtcatcttttctctttctctcactgtTAATGTATTATCTATCATCACAAACACACACCAAATCAGAGAGCAGTTTAGGGCAGAAGGATCTTCCAAAACCACACAAACTCACAAAAGCATTGAGTGGAGGAggttaaataaaagaaagttgtatctttcttctttcccaaatTACACCTCCCCaaaattattaataaaaaattaaaaaaaataaaaaggaaaagtaatCTTATTGGACAAGCTTACCCCCGTCAGTtaaagaaagggtaaaatttACGCTTTTTAGAACACACCACAGCTCAAAATCCAACCACTGGTTAATATGATATCTAGGACTAAGGTGGGACCCAGATTAGGAAGCCAGTGGGCCCTTCGGCCCACTAACCAGGCCACGTCATCATCCTCCTCTTCATTAGCGCACtgggtctgtttcttgctctgcCAGCAGACCTCGTGGCTCATGTCAGCAATTATGGTTTCTAGCTGTTaaagaaatctttttttttttttatttttcttaaaaaagctcttggttttgaaaattgaaattcctTGGCACAGAAACAGATGCTGCAATTAAACATTGCTTTTGCTGCTACAGATCACCATGATCTGACCGCTTGATCAGCATCCAACAACCGACTGGTAGATGACACTTAGGATCCAATTAAAGAAAAATCCAACACCGCTAGGGGACTATGTGGGCCCAGAATAGTTAAGATGTAAAGAGTGAAAAGTGGGTACGACTGAAAGTAAATTGGAAGCAATTACGTGGCCACCGACAAAAGCCCACATCATTCCTATATAAAAAGTGGGCCCACCGTAGACAAACCAAACTCAACCATCGGATGGGGATTGTGAATCCACCATCTTTTCCCATTCTGGACCGGTTCAATCCTTTATCCCGGTTtattatattcttcttcttaccctAGTAAaatttatcacctccagtttgcagaccggcccagttccccagttcctctaacaaagggggacTGAAATGatctctctacccatgcccaaacatcCTGcgcgggtgggatccaccatcccctattagaggaactgggccgatcagcaaactggaggtgataattttccgtaaAATTTAAGGCCTAATTCGATCGGGCCGACAAAAGAAGTGAAAAAGGGAAATCAGAAAATTCATTTCTGCAGAAGCGAAAAAGAAGGAAGTTTTCCAAATTCATTTCTGCTAACGAATGCGAAATGAATCAAACCTTAAAAGCTCTTCAGAAAATCCACACAAAAAACTAACTACACAGAACTGGAAATCTGGAACTGGCATTAAATCCTCCGGAGAAAACAGAAATTAACAAATTAGATTCGAAAGACAGGAAATTAGATATGGAAATTGTTGAGAAAACAAACCTTAGAAATCAAAATGAGCAACCCGGAAGGTTAGAACCTCAGCTTATTCTTGAATGGCctgtttgaattttgaattaacTGCTAACTTCCAGAGTACTTCAATGATAGAATTGGAACCCCAACAGTGAggaaaaattgaattaaaattcaaaagttGAGTAGAACCTGCTTAAACTCCTGCAAAACAGAGAGAGCAGTAAAATTGAGAACTAGAGCAACTCAATAACTGCTGTTTGTCTACAGAGATGCTCACAAGGAAAGCATGCAAAGTTCCTCCAAATGTAACAAActcaaaaatcaaaagcataaacggGAGCATTAGCCAGGTGAGCCCTGCCTGAACGCAATTTCCCACCGAAAATTCCTCGAAAATTCTTCAAAATTCTAAATagggaaaagagggagagagaagcaGGTATATAAATTTAGACAAACCTGTTTTCTAAACCCTGATTTCCGGGCCAAAACTCCAACAGACAACCGAAGGAAACAAGGCAGAAGCACTAATCTTCACA
This window encodes:
- the LOC122652824 gene encoding GATA transcription factor 8-like, whose product is MIGSGFMDDLDIDLCGGFFDQIDDLLDFPIEDVEGGGGGECDGFQGAWLPPPPTDAFTGSITTTFPGKNRDNATAFPCKNGDNTTVELPTELSVPHEDIAQLEWLSNFVEDSFSAGSITMENESCGNINIINNNNNSNIKKVEKDLNKDSNHHHQFQTSSPVSVLESSSSCSGGSGSSSGGYRTMPLSPETFVPGRARSKRPRPATFNPRPLISIVSPTTSSLIDPYPESASELDNYADSHPVKKIHFKYLVATDAQQQQQKKKKKKKKLPPHPFHPSSATDHHFPHQQTAGVRKCLHCEITKTPQWRAGPLGPKTLCNACGVRYKSGRLFPEYRPAASPTFVASLHSNSHKKVVEMRTKQTVENSPLISTPELIPNDNSLLHYI